The genomic stretch ATGAGCAGTCATAGCATCCCATGATTCAACCATTCTAAGCACTACAAGATATCCAAAGTCTCTTATATCCCCTTTAACTCCTGTAACTTTAGTATCAGTTAAAACAGCAAAGTACTGCCAGAGTGTAGCGTCCAATCCTTCTTTTTTAACTTCTTCCTCAACTATAGCATTCGCTTTTCTACATATTTCTATTTTTTCCTTAGTTAACTTTCCAACAACCCGTACAGCCAGTCCCGGGCCGGGGAAAGGTTGCCTGTTAACCATTTCATCAGGAAGACCAAGTTCAGAACCTATTATTCTCACTTCATCTTTGTAAAGTTCCCTTATGGGCTCTACAAGCTCTAAAACCAGCCCATGAGGTAATGCAACATTGTGATGAGATTTAATTTTTCCCTCACTTTCTATCCAATCCGGAGCTATTGTGCCTTGAACTAAAAATTTAGCCCCTATTTTTTCTGCTTCTCTTTCAAAGACCCTTATAAAAACTTCACCTATTATTTTACGTTTCTCTTCAGGATCTTCTACACCTTCAAGCTCCTTTAAAAATTCTTCTTTAGCATCAATGCAGTCAAAATTCAACCGTTTTTCAAATGTTTTCTGCACATATTCAGCTTCCCCTTCACGGAGAAGTCCATGATCAACAAATATAGCTATAAGATTATCCCCAATAGCTTCAGAAGTAAGAACTGATGCGACAGAGCTATCAACTCCGCCAGATAAAGCAATAACTGCTTTTTCATCCCCTATTTGTTTTTTAATATTTTCGATTGACTCTTTTATAAAATCAGATGGGTTAAGCATTCTATTTTCACCTAAAAAATTGTATTTTCTTGAACTTTAAATTATTTTTAATATATTTTTAATAAATATGGCAATAAAATATACTCTCAAATTCAAATATCAATTTTAATATTTATAATCTTTTAGTATTCAAAAATTAGGTCTACTTAATCATTCGATCATTTTTTTATAAATTAAAAAACAGAATTAAAATATATGTCGATGATAAGTAAATTCAGAGATATAAACCCTCATACTGCTTTTCTTATCATAGGATTGATTTATGGGATTGGTTTTCTTTTTGCCACCCCTGCATTTCAGGTTCCCGACGAATATGAACATTTTTACCGGGCGATATATGTAAGTGAAGGCCATATAGTTCCTGAGAAATTGGGAGATAAATCAGGAGTATATGTACCTGAAAGTGTTCGAATAACATCTCTAATTGTTTCTGATGAATGGTATTCTTTTATTGAGAATAGGGATAAGATGAACTTAACATCTCTTTTTTATGTTCCATTTAAGAGTAAATACCTGGTTTTTGAAGACATATCACGGATAGCTGTGGTTACATATTCACCTGTCCCTTATATAGTGTCTGGATTTGCCATTAGCCTTGGAAAACTGTTTAATTTATCTCCAATATTCTTAATGTATTTAGGGAGGTTAGCAAACTTACTAGCATGGGTTTTATTAACATACTATGCTATAAAAATCACTCCTGTCCATAAATGGGTTTTCTTTATGATTTCATTTATTCCAGTAACGTTATTTGAGGTCGCTTCTCTTTCAGCAGATAGTTTTATGCTTGGTTTATCTTTTTTAGTTATTGCAGTTTTTTTTAATATTGCACTGGACGATTATAAAAAGAAAATCAATTTAAAGGATATATACATCTTATTTATAATTTTACTGCTTTTAGCATTATCTAAACAGGTTTATTTTATTTTATTGTTCCTGGTATTTCTTATTCCTTTAGAAAAATTTGGTAGCAGGAAAAAAATGATTATTGTAAGCGCATTTTTATTTTCATCTATATTATTGATTACTGGATTATGGAGTTTTCTTGTTAAAGACCTTTATGTCCCTATAGTGCCCCAGATATCCGTTTTAGGTCAGATTTTATATATTTTAGGCGATCCTTTTAGATTTCCTTTTGTTGTATTAAACACATTTCTGCAGCTTGGTCTTTCTTATCAGATTTTGTTTGTAGGTAACTTTGTGCTGGATATTCCCCTCCCGGTTTGGTGGATAGGTATATATCTCTTTACCATACTTCCTGTATCGTTATTAGATAAATGCGATGTCGAAGTAAGATTTAAACATAAATTGATATCTTTTATTATTTTTATTATGACTTCCATACTTTTATGCGCTTTTGTATATTTTTCATGGACTCCTGTAGGGCAGAATACTATTGATGGTATTCAGGGTAGATATTTTATCCCGGTACTGCCCCTGCTGTTTATTTTATTTTATAAATGGAGCTATTTGAAAGACTTTGACAAAAAAATCCCCTCAATTGTTAGAAATAATTTAAATTTAATAATCACGGGCTATGTCTTTATTTATCTGTCAATCACCCTCTTAATTTTCATAATAAGATACCATATTTAATAATTGTAAAAAATTTATTTATTAAGTACCAATCATATGGAGAAATCATATAAAATATTAATAGACATATTCTATAAATATTAAACCCCCACTATATCCTTAAAAAGAGATAAACAATGAATAAATATCTTAAGGTTACAAAATAATGAAATATTTATTATATTTTTATTATATTCATATAATAAGTCAAAACTACAAAAATATACAATTAATGGTCTTCAAAGTAAGTATTATTAATAACTTTTTGACTATTTATTTCATATAAAATGGTTTACTTCTATTGATCATAAAATAGATTATTATAAAATTTTACTTAATGTTCAGTGATTAATTTATTAATTAAAAAGTCTTATATTACATAAGCTAATATAAAGTAAAAAAAGTTATAATTCAATCTATTAAAGAGTTTATGCTTAAATTATGATTCTAAAATCATTAATTGTCAAATAAACATTTTTCTCATCAATCGAAAAAACTTATACACAACAGACCCCATATTATGATAAATAATAATTTTTTTATTACTGGTGAACATATGTCCAACGAAAAAACCATAGATAAATTGATAAAAAATCAAACTGATAAGACCCACATCCAGTTTTTTCGCTATATTTTTGTTGGAGGAGCAGCATTTGTAGTTGATTTTGTGTCACTATATGCATTTACAGACATATTTGGCGTATATTACCTTATTTCTGCTGCATTGGCCTTCATAATAGGTTTAATGGCAAATTATGCATTAAGTGTCACCTGGGTATTCAATAGCCGTACATTAAATAATATGTGGTCTGAATTTACGGTTTTTGCCATAATTGGAGTGGTAGGATTAGGTTTAAATGAAATATTTATCTGGTTATTTACTGATTATGTAGACATGTATTATCTTCTTTCAAAAATCATTGCTGCTGCATTAATCTTATTCTGGAATTTCTCTGCAAGAAAAATTACTTTATTTAGATAAAAATACAATTAATTCAACTAATTTATAATTAATTCATCAGGAAGATCATATGAGTCAAAAAAAAGCAATTATTATTGGTGCAGGACCAGCAGGATTAACCGCTGCCTATGAATTACTTGATAAAACTGATATTAAACCAGTTATTTATGAAATGAGCGGACATATTGGAGGGATTTCGAAAACTGTAAATTATAAAGGCAATAGGATTGATATTGGTGGACACAGGTTTTTTTCTAAATCAGATAGAGTTATGAAATGGTGGCAGAATATCCTGCCACTACAGGGAGCACCAGCAAAAGATGATATCTTACTTGGAAGAAAAATTCCAATTTCTAAAGAATATCTTAAAAGAGAAATAGGCAATAATAAACCAGTTAAAATTAAAGCTCCTGATCCTGAAAAAGAAGACAAAGTAATGCTGAATCGTGGTCGTCTCTCAAGAATATTCTTCCTTAGAAGTTTCTTCGATTATCCTGTTTCACTTAATTTTAACACTTTTTCTAATCTTGGAATGTTGCGAACTGCCAAGATAGGTTTAAGTTATATTAAAACATCCATATCTCCTATTAAAAAGGAAAAATCACTTGAAGACTTTTTTATCAACCGGTTCGGGAAGGAACTTTATTTAACCTTCTTTAAAGATTACACAGAAAAAGTTTGGGGAATTGATTGCTGTGAAATAAATTCTGATTGGGGTGCTCAGAGAATAAAAGGTTTATCCATAACCAAAGCTGTTGTCCATGCAGTTAAAAGTAAATTCTCGAATGATTCATCTATAGAACAAAAAAAGGTTGAAACCAGTCTAATTGAACAATTTATGTATCCTAAATTTGGTCCCGGACAAATGTGGGAAGAAGTTGCTAGGATCATCACTGAAAATGGTGGGGAAATACATTTCAAGAAGGAAGTTGTTGGAATCAAACA from Methanobacterium sp. encodes the following:
- a CDS encoding DUF2142 domain-containing protein, with product MSMISKFRDINPHTAFLIIGLIYGIGFLFATPAFQVPDEYEHFYRAIYVSEGHIVPEKLGDKSGVYVPESVRITSLIVSDEWYSFIENRDKMNLTSLFYVPFKSKYLVFEDISRIAVVTYSPVPYIVSGFAISLGKLFNLSPIFLMYLGRLANLLAWVLLTYYAIKITPVHKWVFFMISFIPVTLFEVASLSADSFMLGLSFLVIAVFFNIALDDYKKKINLKDIYILFIILLLLALSKQVYFILLFLVFLIPLEKFGSRKKMIIVSAFLFSSILLITGLWSFLVKDLYVPIVPQISVLGQILYILGDPFRFPFVVLNTFLQLGLSYQILFVGNFVLDIPLPVWWIGIYLFTILPVSLLDKCDVEVRFKHKLISFIIFIMTSILLCAFVYFSWTPVGQNTIDGIQGRYFIPVLPLLFILFYKWSYLKDFDKKIPSIVRNNLNLIITGYVFIYLSITLLIFIIRYHI
- the guaA gene encoding glutamine-hydrolyzing GMP synthase, giving the protein MLNPSDFIKESIENIKKQIGDEKAVIALSGGVDSSVASVLTSEAIGDNLIAIFVDHGLLREGEAEYVQKTFEKRLNFDCIDAKEEFLKELEGVEDPEEKRKIIGEVFIRVFEREAEKIGAKFLVQGTIAPDWIESEGKIKSHHNVALPHGLVLELVEPIRELYKDEVRIIGSELGLPDEMVNRQPFPGPGLAVRVVGKLTKEKIEICRKANAIVEEEVKKEGLDATLWQYFAVLTDTKVTGVKGDIRDFGYLVVLRMVESWDAMTAHVPELPWEMIRTISARITAEVPEVTHVSLSVSDKPPSTIEFA
- a CDS encoding NAD(P)/FAD-dependent oxidoreductase; protein product: MSQKKAIIIGAGPAGLTAAYELLDKTDIKPVIYEMSGHIGGISKTVNYKGNRIDIGGHRFFSKSDRVMKWWQNILPLQGAPAKDDILLGRKIPISKEYLKREIGNNKPVKIKAPDPEKEDKVMLNRGRLSRIFFLRSFFDYPVSLNFNTFSNLGMLRTAKIGLSYIKTSISPIKKEKSLEDFFINRFGKELYLTFFKDYTEKVWGIDCCEINSDWGAQRIKGLSITKAVVHAVKSKFSNDSSIEQKKVETSLIEQFMYPKFGPGQMWEEVARIITENGGEIHFKKEVVGIKHNGENLKQIKVKDHSSGEIKTVEGDYFFSTMPVKDLINSMNDVPDGIKEIANGLMYRDFITVGLLLNELKIKNETKQKTINNIVPDNWIYIQERDVKLGRLQIFNNWSPYLVNDDSKSWIGLEYFCNEGDELWNMTDDDFASFAIEELEKIDIIDKDDVLDNVVIRVPKTYPAYFGAYENFDEIKNYTDAFKNLFLIGRNGMHRYNNMDHSMLTAMTAVENIINNVNSKDNLWLINAEEEYHEEK
- a CDS encoding GtrA family protein, giving the protein MSNEKTIDKLIKNQTDKTHIQFFRYIFVGGAAFVVDFVSLYAFTDIFGVYYLISAALAFIIGLMANYALSVTWVFNSRTLNNMWSEFTVFAIIGVVGLGLNEIFIWLFTDYVDMYYLLSKIIAAALILFWNFSARKITLFR